The Methanothrix sp. genome has a segment encoding these proteins:
- a CDS encoding ATP-binding protein has translation MDELGYVTFDLAAAELLFQLLAARYETMSTIITSNLGFSDWVKVFHDRTLTAAILDRITHHALILNMNGEFPQKVARRELYTL, from the coding sequence ATTGATGAGCTTGGGTACGTAACATTTGATCTCGCTGCTGCTGAATTGCTATTTCAGTTGCTTGCAGCACGATATGAGACTATGAGTACTATCATTACCTCGAACCTGGGATTTTCAGATTGGGTGAAGGTATTCCATGACAGGACTCTAACCGCAGCAATTCTGGATAGGATTACCCACCACGCGCTGATACTGAACATGAACGGAGAGTTTCCGCAGAAAGTAGCGAGACGTGAACTTTATACTCTATGA
- a CDS encoding universal stress protein yields the protein MFKKIMIASDGSETSMRAAELAVELARLSEGSITVIYVVDIHRLASLPGYTSFPSISGRLMELMLKESEQATAEVGEMAWDAGVPFRRIVAEGEPSDEILKGAYESGSDLLVVGRIGRSGLEKIMLGSVAEKVVRHSKVPVLIVPALSRWQNRLQN from the coding sequence ATGTTCAAGAAGATAATGATTGCTTCCGATGGATCGGAGACGAGCATGAGGGCTGCTGAGCTGGCAGTTGAGCTGGCCAGGCTCTCTGAAGGCTCCATCACTGTGATTTATGTGGTGGATATCCACCGGCTGGCCAGCCTTCCTGGATATACTTCATTTCCCAGCATAAGCGGCAGGCTGATGGAACTCATGCTCAAAGAGAGCGAGCAGGCCACTGCCGAGGTGGGGGAAATGGCATGGGATGCAGGAGTGCCTTTCAGACGGATAGTTGCTGAGGGAGAGCCAAGTGATGAGATACTGAAAGGAGCCTATGAATCCGGCTCGGATCTTCTGGTTGTGGGCAGAATTGGCCGCAGTGGTCTGGAGAAGATAATGCTTGGTTCTGTGGCGGAGAAGGTGGTGCGCCATTCCAAAGTTCCTGTTCTCATTGTCCCGGCATTGAGTAGATGGCAGAATAGATTGCAGAATTGA
- a CDS encoding amphi-Trp domain-containing protein: MEGLACPPSIHQTSVNHYCVIFCHLESIEPKRFIHRAKSRPVIIMAELTGTPGKIELKFHSGNGIEEFEQKFALTNTEAAAFFKELAEEIEAGGEVSVRYGSIDISINPEPPIDVEVECEKDGLEIEIKLKARREEEKGEKREKEEKEEKGEEEEKGEKEEKEEKEESSPGRA; the protein is encoded by the coding sequence GTGGAGGGGCTGGCATGTCCTCCCTCCATCCATCAAACCTCTGTTAATCATTATTGTGTCATATTCTGTCACCTCGAAAGCATCGAGCCAAAACGCTTTATACACAGAGCCAAAAGCAGGCCGGTGATCATCATGGCTGAACTCACTGGCACACCAGGAAAAATTGAGCTTAAATTTCACTCAGGCAATGGTATCGAGGAGTTCGAGCAGAAATTCGCCCTCACCAATACCGAGGCGGCTGCCTTTTTTAAAGAACTTGCCGAGGAGATCGAGGCGGGCGGAGAGGTCTCTGTGAGGTATGGCAGCATTGATATCTCCATCAATCCCGAGCCCCCGATCGATGTTGAGGTGGAGTGTGAGAAGGATGGGCTTGAGATTGAGATAAAGCTCAAGGCCAGAAGAGAAGAAGAGAAAGGAGAGAAGAGAGAGAAAGAAGAGAAGGAAGAGAAGGGGGAGGAAGAAGAGAAGGGGGAGAAGGAAGAAAAAGAAGAGAAAGAAGAATCATCTCCCGGAAGGGCCTGA
- a CDS encoding rhodanese-like domain-containing protein, producing the protein MRIIIIHQFFVPGIAHSSYLVAGDNACAVIDPERNILPYLDSARRMGLKITHILETHLHADFISGHLDLAEATGARIYVPASGNCAFPHQPLKEGDSISLEDIAFSVIETPGHTPEHICYIAADMSRADAPVSLFCGDTLFVGDVGRPDLFPGRADELARALYHSLQEKILTLPDHCEVYPAHGMGSLCGRSMSAKRSSTIGYERRYNYALQMQDIQEFVHSLTSNMPAAPDHFARCSEINRVGPRLMKSLSSPQPMGPKAFFDSTRSERTAVLDLRSYPAFSGLHIPGSWNIDLAGSFATHAGWVMPPERDIFLVVEVNEQVEEAVVQLRRVGLDNVSAFLEGGLLAWGANALPVDSVPVVTPQKAVDMVAAEDAAIIDVRSFDEMTDDCVRGSIQIPWHDLRTRHRELSRDGKYILMCKGGRRASIASSILKMNGFANVYNMAGGFAAYQKLGICTL; encoded by the coding sequence GTGAGAATTATTATCATCCATCAGTTCTTCGTCCCTGGCATCGCCCATAGCTCCTACCTTGTCGCTGGAGATAATGCCTGTGCAGTCATCGACCCGGAGCGCAACATCCTCCCATACCTTGATTCTGCCCGGAGGATGGGCCTTAAGATCACCCATATCCTGGAGACGCACCTGCATGCAGACTTCATATCAGGCCATCTCGACCTGGCGGAGGCCACTGGTGCCAGGATATATGTTCCCGCATCCGGCAATTGTGCTTTTCCTCACCAACCTTTAAAGGAGGGTGATTCTATCAGTTTGGAGGATATAGCCTTCTCAGTTATCGAGACCCCAGGCCATACCCCAGAGCACATCTGCTACATTGCCGCCGACATGAGCAGGGCAGATGCTCCCGTCTCTCTCTTTTGTGGTGACACCCTCTTCGTGGGGGACGTGGGAAGGCCGGACCTCTTTCCCGGGAGGGCAGATGAGCTTGCCAGGGCCCTTTATCATAGTCTGCAGGAGAAGATCCTCACCCTTCCCGACCACTGCGAGGTCTATCCAGCTCATGGCATGGGATCGCTCTGCGGACGCTCGATGAGCGCGAAGAGGAGCAGTACCATTGGCTATGAGAGAAGGTACAATTATGCCCTGCAGATGCAGGATATCCAGGAGTTCGTGCACTCCTTAACCTCGAATATGCCTGCTGCTCCGGACCATTTCGCTCGCTGCTCTGAGATCAACCGGGTGGGCCCCAGGCTCATGAAAAGCCTATCATCTCCTCAGCCTATGGGCCCGAAGGCCTTCTTTGATAGCACCAGATCTGAAAGAACGGCCGTTTTGGATCTTCGAAGCTATCCGGCATTCTCCGGCCTGCACATCCCTGGATCCTGGAATATCGATCTTGCCGGCAGCTTCGCAACCCATGCAGGCTGGGTCATGCCTCCTGAGAGGGATATCTTCTTGGTGGTTGAAGTGAATGAGCAGGTGGAGGAGGCCGTAGTTCAGTTGCGCCGCGTAGGTCTGGACAACGTATCAGCATTCCTGGAAGGAGGCCTGCTGGCCTGGGGAGCAAACGCCCTGCCAGTAGATAGCGTTCCAGTAGTAACCCCTCAGAAGGCAGTTGATATGGTGGCAGCAGAAGATGCGGCGATCATCGATGTCCGGTCATTTGATGAGATGACCGATGATTGCGTCAGAGGCTCGATTCAGATCCCCTGGCATGACCTCAGGACCAGGCATAGGGAGCTATCCAGAGATGGAAAGTACATTTTGATGTGCAAAGGGGGGCGAAGGGCGAGCATCGCTTCCAGCATTCTCAAGATGAACGGGTTTGCAAATGTCTACAATATGGCCGGCGGCTTTGCTGCATACCAGAAGCTGGGAATCTGCACCCTCTGA
- a CDS encoding catalase produces MPEKRDKKLTTSVGAPVADNQNVMTAGIRGPMLLQDVWFLEKLAHFDREVIPERRMHAKGSGAYGTFTVTHDITRYTKARVFSEIGKKTDLFARFSTVAGERGAADAERDIRGFAVKFYTEEGNWDLVGNNTPVFFLRDPLKFPDLNHAIKRDPRTGMRSAASNWDFWSSLPEALHQVTITMSDRGIPYSFRHMHGFGSHTFSMINAKNERVWVKFHWITQQGIKNLTDEEAEAVIAKDRESHQRDLYESIERGEYPRWKLFIQVMTEKEAETVPYHPFDLTKVWYHGDYPLIEVGVMELNRNPENFFAEVEQAAFNPANIVPGIGFSPDRMLHGRLFSYGDAQRYRLGVNHHLIPVNRARCPTNVYHRDGLMRVDDNQGGIIAYEPNSFGEWQEQPEHREPPLKLEGAAYHYDFREDDDDYYTQPGKLFRLMKPEQQQALFENTARSMGDAPRMIKIRHIGNCYKADPAYGEGVAKALGIPMSEVSE; encoded by the coding sequence ATGCCGGAAAAGAGAGATAAGAAGCTGACTACCAGTGTCGGCGCTCCAGTGGCCGACAACCAGAATGTAATGACTGCAGGAATCCGCGGGCCGATGCTTCTCCAGGATGTATGGTTCCTGGAGAAGCTCGCTCACTTCGACCGGGAGGTGATCCCGGAGAGGAGAATGCATGCCAAAGGCTCAGGCGCTTATGGCACATTCACTGTCACCCATGACATAACCAGGTATACCAAGGCCAGGGTATTCTCAGAGATCGGAAAGAAGACCGATCTTTTTGCCCGCTTCTCCACAGTGGCTGGCGAGAGGGGGGCTGCAGATGCTGAGAGGGACATCCGTGGATTTGCTGTTAAGTTCTACACTGAAGAGGGAAACTGGGACCTGGTAGGAAACAACACTCCTGTTTTCTTCCTCAGAGATCCTCTTAAGTTCCCCGATCTGAACCACGCTATAAAGCGCGATCCAAGGACTGGCATGCGCAGTGCCGCGAGCAATTGGGACTTCTGGAGCTCCCTTCCCGAGGCCCTGCATCAGGTGACTATCACCATGAGCGACCGGGGTATCCCCTACTCCTTCCGCCATATGCATGGATTCGGCAGCCATACCTTCAGCATGATCAATGCCAAGAACGAGCGGGTCTGGGTTAAGTTCCACTGGATCACCCAGCAGGGCATCAAGAACCTGACCGATGAGGAGGCAGAAGCTGTGATAGCCAAGGATCGGGAGAGCCATCAACGAGATCTGTATGAGAGCATCGAGAGGGGCGAGTACCCCCGCTGGAAGCTGTTCATCCAGGTGATGACTGAGAAGGAGGCGGAGACAGTTCCCTATCATCCCTTCGACCTGACAAAGGTCTGGTATCATGGCGACTATCCCCTCATCGAGGTGGGGGTGATGGAGCTGAACCGCAACCCCGAGAATTTCTTCGCCGAGGTGGAGCAGGCGGCATTCAATCCAGCAAACATAGTTCCAGGAATAGGCTTCTCTCCGGACAGGATGCTGCATGGAAGGCTGTTTTCCTATGGCGATGCCCAGCGCTACCGCTTGGGTGTGAACCATCATCTGATCCCAGTCAACCGGGCCCGCTGCCCCACCAATGTATATCACCGGGATGGATTGATGAGGGTGGACGACAATCAGGGAGGCATCATAGCATATGAGCCAAATAGCTTCGGCGAGTGGCAGGAGCAGCCAGAGCACCGTGAGCCGCCTTTGAAGCTTGAAGGGGCAGCCTATCACTATGATTTCCGGGAGGATGATGATGATTACTACACCCAGCCCGGGAAGCTCTTCCGCCTGATGAAGCCGGAGCAGCAGCAGGCGCTGTTTGAAAACACAGCTCGCTCAATGGGAGATGCACCCAGGATGATCAAGATCCGCCATATAGGAAACTGCTATAAGGCCGATCCAGCATATGGCGAGGGCGTGGCCAAGGCCCTTGGAATACCCATGAGCGAGGTCTCCGAGTAG
- a CDS encoding cation diffusion facilitator family transporter — protein sequence MEDGVEKRDKRKRNVALLSVFSNTSLVFLKITIGTMMGSVSVISEAIHSGMDLMAAVIAFFAIRTSAKPADEDHPFGHGKIENISGIIEALLILLAAGWIIYEAAGKLRSPQPLSEPVWGVAVMLFSVAINMLVSHRLFVVGEETDSIALKADAWHLRADVYTSLGVLIGLLIILLGGYISPGTNLQWVDPVAAILVALHIARTSYHLIIESAQDLIDLGLPDDEVEEIRGHIAAFAPTVRGVHRLRTRKAGGDRFVDFHLRVDAAMSVDEAHRITDMIACSIKQHYPGTTVTIHIEPCNCAMANAGSCGCLLSDEARQEICSKAGRKI from the coding sequence ATGGAAGACGGTGTTGAAAAAAGAGACAAGCGCAAGAGGAATGTAGCTCTTCTTTCTGTTTTTTCCAATACGAGCCTGGTTTTTCTTAAGATCACCATCGGGACGATGATGGGCTCTGTCTCCGTCATCTCCGAGGCGATCCACTCCGGGATGGATCTGATGGCCGCAGTCATCGCTTTCTTTGCCATCAGGACATCGGCCAAGCCGGCTGATGAGGATCATCCCTTTGGGCACGGAAAGATAGAGAATATCTCCGGGATTATAGAGGCATTGCTGATCCTCCTTGCCGCCGGCTGGATAATCTATGAGGCAGCAGGAAAGCTGAGGAGCCCTCAGCCTTTATCTGAGCCGGTTTGGGGAGTGGCAGTCATGCTGTTCTCAGTTGCAATCAACATGCTCGTATCTCACAGGCTCTTCGTGGTGGGAGAAGAGACGGACTCCATTGCCCTGAAGGCCGATGCCTGGCACCTGAGGGCAGATGTTTATACCTCATTGGGAGTACTGATAGGCCTCCTGATCATTCTTCTGGGAGGTTATATCTCGCCCGGAACGAATCTGCAATGGGTAGATCCTGTCGCGGCGATATTGGTAGCACTGCATATCGCCCGTACCTCATATCATCTGATCATTGAATCAGCCCAGGACCTCATTGACCTCGGCCTTCCTGATGATGAGGTGGAGGAGATAAGAGGGCACATAGCCGCTTTTGCGCCCACAGTGAGAGGGGTCCACAGGCTGCGCACAAGAAAAGCGGGAGGAGACAGGTTCGTCGATTTTCATCTCCGGGTGGATGCCGCCATGTCCGTGGATGAGGCCCATCGCATTACCGATATGATCGCATGCTCCATCAAGCAGCATTATCCGGGGACTACAGTCACCATCCATATTGAGCCCTGCAATTGTGCCATGGCGAACGCGGGATCATGTGGTTGCCTGCTCTCAGATGAGGCAAGGCAAGAGATCTGCTCTAAAGCCGGGAGAAAGATATAA
- a CDS encoding SdrD B-like domain-containing protein, whose amino-acid sequence MVPIQQVNYAKTVEVDKFDPSLGELKSVTITVDACGYGWRTLTNQDKISTGVDYYAILTANMVSSIPSIGDHILQIGDTFDFHLDPNESYNMLIGSQESPKCDYDKFIIDDPADLAAYIGEGEKLSIPVITNSNIQVAGSTEWSSSGETYMGVTVCVTYEYDVPACISGKKINDHTGQGIEGWIIDLLKDGAVIRTTQTDSDGSYEFCGLLPGDYEVCEEDRDGWKHMDEPCRGITLSGVDVEGVDFRNVPLLCISGHKFNSKTGEGISGWSIQLEDSTGDVIATTTTGTEGYYEFCELVPGDYVVREESRDGWKHVDPEDPYTAVALDDKDVEGIDFYNVPLFSISGHKFNYNTQEGLSGWTISLLKDDVLIATTTTDADGYYEFLKLEPGDYEVCEEDRDGWKHMDERCRDITLSGENVADVDFTNAPLLCISGHKFNSKTGEGISGWSIKLEDSTGDVITTTITDTEGYYEFCGLMSGDYVVREESRDGWKHVDPEDPHIAVVLDDKDVEDIDFYNVPLLSISGHKFNYNTQEGLSGWTISLLKDDVPIATTTTDADGYYEFLKLEPGDYVVCEEDRDGWKHMDERCRDITLSGEDVAGVDFTNAPLLCISGHKFNSKTGEGISGWSIQLEDSTGDVITTTTTDTEGYYEFCGLMSGDYVVREESRDGWKHVDPEDPYTAVVLDDKDVEDIDFYNVPLFSISGHKFNYNTQEGLSGWTISLLNVPIATTTTDADGYYEFLKLEPGDYVVCEEDRDGWKHMDERCRDITLSGEDVAGVDFTNAPLLCISGHKFNSKTGEGISGWSIQLEDSTGDVITTTTTDTEGYYEFCGLMSGDYVVREESRDGWKHVDPEDPYTAVVLDDKDVEDIDFYNVPLFSISGHKFNYNTQEGLSGWTISLLKDDVPIATTTTGAGGYYEFLKLEPGDYEVCEEDKAGWQHMDEPCRDITLSGEDVEGVDFHNVPLLCISGHKFNSKTGEGISGWSIQLEDSTGDVITTTTTDTEGYYEFCGLMSGDYVVREESRDGWKHVDPEDPYTAVVLDDENVEDIDFYNVPLFSISGHKFNYNTQEGLSGWTISLLKDDVPIATTTTGAGGYYEFLKLEPGDYVVCEEDRDGWQHMDEPCRDVTLELENVADVDFSNAPLLCISGHKFNSETGDGLSGWSIQLKDSTGAVIATTTTGTGGYYEFCGLEAGDYEVCEVLKSGWKAVGPICIDVTLISQDSTDNDFENEPDIPPCVCPFLIKNDLYTASCDEVKVVDADNGILANDPAGSVVLNPESITIDPKYGTIEVNEDGSFVYDPTVATGRISSGSYVIFKYNANNGYCDSKYPGIAKIQVSCPRR is encoded by the coding sequence ATGGTACCCATTCAGCAGGTTAACTATGCGAAAACAGTCGAAGTTGACAAGTTCGATCCGTCTTTGGGTGAGCTAAAATCTGTCACAATAACTGTGGATGCCTGTGGTTATGGATGGCGTACATTAACGAACCAAGATAAAATCTCAACGGGTGTAGATTATTATGCAATTCTCACGGCAAATATGGTCTCTAGCATACCAAGCATAGGTGATCATATTTTACAGATTGGAGATACCTTTGATTTTCACTTGGATCCGAACGAAAGCTATAATATGTTGATCGGCTCGCAGGAAAGCCCTAAATGCGATTACGATAAGTTTATCATAGATGATCCTGCTGATCTGGCTGCATACATTGGTGAAGGAGAAAAGCTGAGTATTCCAGTTATTACGAACAGCAATATCCAAGTCGCAGGGAGCACTGAATGGTCATCTAGTGGTGAAACCTACATGGGCGTCACAGTCTGTGTCACATATGAGTATGATGTCCCGGCTTGCATCAGCGGCAAGAAGATAAATGACCATACAGGCCAAGGCATTGAAGGCTGGATCATCGACCTTCTCAAAGATGGAGCAGTAATCCGTACCACTCAGACCGACTCTGACGGCAGTTATGAGTTCTGCGGCCTCCTGCCAGGCGACTATGAGGTCTGTGAGGAGGATAGAGATGGCTGGAAGCACATGGATGAGCCCTGCAGGGGTATAACCCTCAGCGGTGTGGATGTGGAGGGTGTGGACTTCCGTAACGTGCCACTCCTATGCATCAGCGGCCATAAGTTCAACAGCAAGACTGGAGAGGGTATCTCTGGCTGGAGCATCCAGCTTGAGGATTCTACTGGAGATGTCATAGCTACTACCACAACCGGCACTGAAGGCTACTACGAGTTCTGCGAATTGGTGCCAGGCGATTATGTGGTCCGTGAAGAGAGCAGAGATGGCTGGAAGCACGTGGACCCCGAGGATCCCTACACCGCTGTGGCTCTTGATGATAAGGATGTAGAAGGCATCGACTTCTATAATGTACCTCTCTTCAGCATCAGCGGTCACAAGTTCAACTATAATACACAAGAGGGTCTCTCCGGCTGGACAATCAGCCTTCTCAAAGATGATGTCCTAATAGCTACTACCACAACCGATGCTGATGGCTACTATGAGTTCCTCAAACTTGAACCGGGAGATTATGAGGTCTGTGAGGAGGATAGAGATGGCTGGAAGCACATGGATGAGCGCTGCAGAGATATAACCCTCAGCGGCGAGAATGTAGCAGACGTGGACTTTACCAATGCCCCACTTCTGTGCATCAGCGGCCATAAGTTCAACAGCAAGACTGGAGAAGGTATCTCTGGCTGGAGCATCAAGCTTGAGGATTCTACTGGAGATGTCATAACTACTACCATAACCGACACTGAAGGCTACTACGAGTTCTGCGGATTGATGTCAGGCGACTATGTGGTCCGTGAAGAGAGCAGAGATGGCTGGAAGCACGTGGACCCCGAGGATCCCCACATCGCTGTGGTTCTTGATGATAAGGATGTAGAAGACATCGACTTCTATAATGTGCCTCTCTTAAGCATCAGCGGTCACAAGTTCAACTATAATACACAAGAGGGCCTCTCCGGCTGGACAATCAGCCTTCTCAAAGATGATGTCCCAATAGCTACTACCACAACCGACGCTGATGGCTACTATGAGTTCCTCAAACTTGAACCGGGAGATTATGTGGTCTGTGAAGAGGATAGAGATGGCTGGAAGCACATGGATGAGCGCTGCAGAGATATAACCCTCAGCGGCGAGGATGTGGCAGGCGTGGACTTTACCAATGCCCCACTTCTGTGCATCAGCGGCCATAAGTTCAACAGCAAGACTGGAGAAGGTATCTCTGGCTGGAGCATCCAGCTTGAGGATTCTACTGGAGATGTCATAACTACTACCACAACCGACACTGAAGGCTACTACGAGTTCTGCGGATTGATGTCAGGCGACTATGTGGTCCGTGAAGAGAGCAGAGATGGCTGGAAGCACGTGGACCCCGAGGATCCCTACACTGCTGTGGTTCTTGATGATAAGGATGTAGAAGACATCGACTTCTATAATGTGCCTCTCTTCAGCATCAGCGGTCACAAGTTCAACTATAATACACAAGAGGGCCTCTCCGGCTGGACAATCAGCCTTCTCAATGTCCCAATAGCTACTACCACAACCGACGCTGATGGCTACTATGAGTTCCTCAAACTTGAACCGGGAGATTATGTGGTCTGTGAAGAGGATAGAGATGGCTGGAAGCACATGGATGAGCGCTGCAGAGATATAACCCTCAGCGGCGAGGATGTGGCAGGCGTGGACTTTACCAATGCTCCACTTCTGTGCATCAGCGGCCATAAGTTCAACAGCAAGACTGGAGAAGGTATCTCTGGCTGGAGCATCCAGCTTGAGGATTCTACTGGAGATGTCATAACTACTACCACAACCGACACTGAAGGCTACTACGAGTTCTGCGGATTGATGTCAGGCGACTATGTGGTCCGTGAAGAGAGCAGAGATGGCTGGAAGCATGTGGACCCCGAGGATCCCTACACTGCTGTGGTTCTTGATGATAAGGATGTAGAAGACATCGACTTCTATAATGTGCCACTCTTCAGCATCAGCGGTCACAAGTTCAACTATAATACACAAGAGGGCCTCTCCGGCTGGACAATCAGCCTTCTCAAAGATGATGTCCCAATAGCTACTACCACAACCGGCGCTGGCGGCTACTATGAGTTCCTCAAACTTGAACCGGGAGATTATGAGGTCTGTGAAGAGGATAAGGCTGGCTGGCAGCACATGGATGAGCCCTGCAGAGATATAACCCTCAGCGGCGAGGATGTGGAGGGTGTGGACTTCCATAATGTGCCACTCCTATGCATCAGCGGCCATAAGTTCAACAGCAAGACTGGAGAGGGTATCTCTGGCTGGAGCATCCAGCTTGAGGATTCTACTGGAGATGTCATAACTACTACCACAACCGACACTGAAGGCTACTACGAGTTCTGCGGATTGATGTCAGGTGACTATGTGGTCCGTGAAGAGAGCAGAGATGGCTGGAAGCACGTGGACCCCGAGGATCCCTACACCGCTGTGGTTCTTGATGATGAGAATGTAGAAGACATCGACTTCTATAATGTGCCACTCTTCAGCATCAGCGGTCACAAGTTCAACTATAATACACAAGAGGGCCTCTCCGGCTGGACAATCAGCCTTCTCAAAGATGATGTCCCAATAGCTACTACCACAACCGGCGCTGGCGGCTACTATGAGTTCCTCAAACTTGAACCGGGAGATTATGTGGTCTGTGAAGAGGATAGAGATGGCTGGCAGCACATGGATGAGCCCTGCAGAGATGTAACCCTCGAACTAGAGAATGTGGCAGACGTGGACTTTAGCAATGCCCCACTTCTGTGCATAAGCGGCCACAAGTTCAACAGCGAGACTGGAGATGGTCTCTCTGGCTGGAGCATCCAGCTCAAGGATTCAACTGGGGCTGTCATAGCCACTACCACAACTGGCACTGGCGGCTACTACGAGTTCTGTGGGCTTGAAGCAGGCGATTATGAGGTCTGCGAGGTATTGAAATCAGGCTGGAAGGCTGTAGGACCGATCTGCATAGATGTGACACTGATCAGCCAGGACTCTACAGACAACGACTTCGAGAATGAGCCGGATATTCCGCCATGTGTGTGCCCGTTCCTGATCAAGAACGATCTGTACACTGCTTCCTGCGATGAGGTCAAAGTCGTTGATGCCGATAATGGAATCCTAGCCAATGATCCTGCTGGCTCAGTGGTGCTCAATCCGGAATCAATAACCATTGATCCCAAGTATGGCACCATCGAGGTCAATGAGGATGGATCCTTTGTCTACGATCCCACTGTAGCCACTGGCCGCATCAGCTCTGGCAGCTATGTGATCTTCAAGTACAACGCCAACAACGGGTACTGCGATTCCAAGTATCCTGGAATTGCCAAGATTCAGGTCAGCTGCCCCAGACGATAA
- a CDS encoding lipopolysaccharide assembly protein LapB: MGGVCTAEETEYFDWKGSQLYATKNYTDALAYFDKAVAQDPTYIDAWIHKGDAERALKNYNGSIQSYGAALQLDGDRAAAWSGAAESYMAAKDYSNASIAAAKATELDNKSKYYWYREGNLLQLQGMYEESLAKYDGALSLDPKYKEALYRMGVSQMTLGKYEDAKALFDQALEVDPNFKQAYLSRGLALEADGKHVEAQQEYDKALEIDPAYSPALISRIHALLAMKKPKEAFEMYAKI, translated from the coding sequence TTGGGCGGCGTTTGCACCGCTGAGGAGACGGAATACTTCGACTGGAAGGGCTCACAGCTCTATGCGACCAAGAATTATACTGATGCCCTCGCCTATTTCGATAAGGCGGTGGCCCAGGATCCCACATACATAGATGCCTGGATTCATAAGGGAGATGCAGAGAGGGCCCTTAAGAACTACAATGGATCTATCCAGTCCTATGGCGCTGCCCTGCAGCTGGACGGCGATAGAGCGGCTGCCTGGTCAGGAGCAGCAGAGTCGTATATGGCGGCAAAGGACTATTCCAATGCCTCCATAGCTGCTGCTAAAGCCACGGAGCTGGACAATAAGAGCAAATATTACTGGTACCGGGAGGGCAATCTACTTCAGCTGCAGGGGATGTATGAGGAATCATTAGCCAAATATGATGGTGCCCTGTCTCTGGATCCGAAATATAAGGAGGCACTGTACCGGATGGGGGTCTCTCAAATGACCCTGGGCAAATATGAGGATGCCAAAGCGCTCTTCGATCAGGCTTTGGAAGTTGATCCCAATTTCAAGCAGGCATATTTGTCCAGGGGATTGGCCCTCGAGGCTGATGGAAAGCATGTAGAGGCCCAGCAGGAGTATGATAAGGCCCTGGAGATCGATCCCGCCTATTCTCCTGCGCTGATTAGCCGGATACATGCCCTGCTGGCAATGAAAAAGCCTAAAGAGGCATTTGAGATGTACGCAAAGATATGA
- the rbr gene encoding rubrerythrin codes for MKSIKGTQTEKNLLLSFAGESQARNRYSYFGSQAKKEGYEQIAAVFLDTADNEKEHAKVFFKLLEGGDLEINGAFPAGVIGDTKTNLLQAAEGEKYENTEMYPEFAAVADKEGFPHIAEKFRNICKVEKGHEDRYRALLKNVEEGKVFKKDTSVVWRCRNCGYIHEGPEAPDECPACEHEQAYFELMARNY; via the coding sequence TTGAAGAGCATTAAAGGCACACAGACTGAGAAGAACCTGTTGCTCTCCTTTGCTGGAGAATCGCAGGCCAGGAACAGATACTCCTACTTTGGCTCCCAGGCCAAGAAAGAGGGTTACGAGCAGATAGCTGCTGTATTCCTGGATACAGCGGATAACGAGAAGGAGCATGCCAAGGTCTTCTTCAAGCTGCTGGAAGGAGGAGATCTGGAGATCAATGGCGCCTTTCCGGCAGGAGTGATCGGGGATACAAAAACCAACCTCCTGCAAGCAGCTGAGGGGGAGAAGTACGAGAATACCGAGATGTATCCCGAGTTCGCGGCCGTGGCAGACAAGGAAGGCTTTCCCCACATCGCTGAGAAGTTCAGAAATATCTGCAAGGTGGAGAAGGGCCATGAGGACCGATACCGGGCTCTGCTGAAGAATGTGGAAGAGGGCAAGGTCTTCAAAAAGGATACGAGCGTGGTCTGGAGATGCCGCAATTGCGGATACATTCATGAGGGGCCTGAGGCTCCAGATGAGTGTCCGGCATGCGAGCATGAGCAGGCCTACTTCGAGCTGATGGCCAGGAACTACTGA
- a CDS encoding ATP-binding protein, whose product MDDLPQDGREAIPELKALAFLKERRNVILIGNSGTGKTHMAIAVGIKACEENYRVVFRSAAALVNEMIEARKITGSQFISNSLKG is encoded by the coding sequence ATGGATGATTTGCCGCAAGATGGGCGAGAGGCTATTCCTGAACTAAAAGCGCTTGCGTTTCTTAAAGAAAGGAGGAATGTTATTCTCATCGGAAATTCAGGAACCGGCAAGACTCATATGGCTATTGCGGTAGGGATCAAAGCATGCGAGGAGAACTATCGAGTTGTATTTCGCTCCGCAGCGGCATTGGTCAATGAGATGATCGAAGCGAGAAAGATAACAGGCTCTCAATTTATATCAAACAGTTTAAAAGGTTGA